Part of the Pseudobdellovibrionaceae bacterium genome is shown below.
CGTCGCCGCCAGATTGTCCCATAAAGCTCTCCGTTGCTTTGCTCCTTCCAAGCATGGAGTTAATGTAAGTCAGCTGCACACCATGCCGCTCGGTAAAATAATAGTTCCCAATGATCCCCAAGTTCTGCCCGGAAGAGAATGTCTCGTTAACCACGGGACCGTAGAGAGCACTCACGGCAATCTTTTTTTCTTTTGTGTAAGCCCGGTTCTGTACCACTGAAAAGTCGGTGTCCTTAGGGGCCCAATACTTTTGCTCGAGGTCAGAAATGTCCAACTTATCAGAGGACCTGTCCGTAGCTTTTGGACTGGCTGCATCTTTTGCTGCCGGCTTTGAGGCTGCGGGTTTTGTTCGCGAATATTGAGCTGATTGAGCCAGGGCGGAACTGCTGAATGCAAATCCTGCTGCCAAAATAGCCAATAGAGTTTTTTGTTGCCACCTAAGTGGAGTATCTTCTAAACGCATCTCGCCCCCCGTTTGGCGTTGCCGAAACCCGTTCTTGTTAAAAGTGCACCCGTTTTAAAAAAACTAGTTGGTGCTCTTAAATAAGAATGGATACGTCACAAGCACAGAGGTCCCACCTTTTGGTTGTGGAAACCTCCAACCTGCTACGCGCCGCAAGATACATCCCTCAACCATGGCGCTGTTGAGTGTTGATAAACCTATAGTCTGAGTCACCACTGAGCCTTGAGCTCCAATGGTGAAGTTCACTAATACTTTTCCATACATGTCTGGACTGGCACTGAGTTGTCGCTCATAACAGTACCGAATCTGTCCCAATTGAGACTTGATCACACGAGAGATCACATCGCGATCCAAACCACCTTCAATTTCAGTCTCTTCCTCTAGTATTCCCACTGTGCCCGTACCGACACCACTGGCACTAAGTCCTCCGATGCCAGAGACTGAACCTGTTTGGCCACCGCCACGTCCTTCAGTTCCGACACCAGCCACCTTATAGGATGTGCCCGTGCCGACACCGGAGGCTTTCGCTACCTTGCCAAGACTTCCAACAGATGCGATGGCTCGTCCAGCATTGGGAGAGTCCGCCGCCACGCCGGTCGCCTGTACCAGTGTGGCTGTTTTCGCAGCCCGCTTTGAAATTTTACCTAATAGCTGTGATAGACCCGCTGTTTTAATCTTTGTGATCACCTGTTTCGTGGCTGATTTTGTCACTTTCTTGTCGCCACCCGCTTTTTGTGACTTAACCGGCTGAACAGCGGCCACATGTTGAGTGTTGGTTTCAATGGTCTTTCTGAGTTTTTGTGCCTGTTGTCGTTTTTTGCGAACGGCTTTGGCATCAAAAATCATTCGAGAATATTTGTTGTCTTTTGGTTTTACAGCAGCAAACTCTCCATCGGGCTGAGACGGAGCCAGCATCACTAAACCCGTCACGATCAACAATACCACAAGGGCTGCGCCCATTGGTAAGCGAAGGCTGGGATCAAAAATCCCCTTCACTCGATCTTCAACCGTGGCCCGGACTTCTGTACTCTTAACCAGTCGTTGTTGAACTTCGGCTT
Proteins encoded:
- a CDS encoding outer membrane beta-barrel domain-containing protein, which produces MRLEDTPLRWQQKTLLAILAAGFAFSSSALAQSAQYSRTKPAASKPAAKDAASPKATDRSSDKLDISDLEQKYWAPKDTDFSVVQNRAYTKEKKIAVSALYGPVVNETFSSGQNLGIIGNYYFTERHGVQLTYINSMLGRSKATESFMGQSGGDVLPDYNTPTSYLGVNYNWVPVYAKMSLLGKKIIYFDMQISPGLGLANFEQKYEVDPTGGIDERTQSASAMAFSLDVTQYFFFSPKFALRADLHNRWYNQELLVYNSNPNKNIAKSELNNTTTFMIGVTFFFSPRSQK
- a CDS encoding AgmX/PglI C-terminal domain-containing protein, with translation MKRVELELEHHFKNKFVGRHRFKSTDEMPVLGATRDANIRLLGDGVSGVHAILEYNKDRWVLCDMGSEHGTWVKKKPIVEYDLTSTTVVRIGGHTLKIVPRVIEGDLFKKDVDLTKQSDMGAELYHQVIVRKAGFVVTTEILAPNQPFIFKHGGKPHSLPAPKDGHWQKTTFGEAEVQQRLVKSTEVRATVEDRVKGIFDPSLRLPMGAALVVLLIVTGLVMLAPSQPDGEFAAVKPKDNKYSRMIFDAKAVRKKRQQAQKLRKTIETNTQHVAAVQPVKSQKAGGDKKVTKSATKQVITKIKTAGLSQLLGKISKRAAKTATLVQATGVAADSPNAGRAIASVGSLGKVAKASGVGTGTSYKVAGVGTEGRGGGQTGSVSGIGGLSASGVGTGTVGILEEETEIEGGLDRDVISRVIKSQLGQIRYCYERQLSASPDMYGKVLVNFTIGAQGSVVTQTIGLSTLNSAMVEGCILRRVAGWRFPQPKGGTSVLVTYPFLFKSTN